The Thermococcus sp. M39 genome window below encodes:
- a CDS encoding glycogen synthase translates to MKILMLGFEYLPVKVGGLAEAITSIAETLAELGNEVIVFTPSHGFKEGKEYTSFKIDVSGHVWEVKVYERKQNGVRVFSISDPLLDNPDVYGPGWEGMLSKAVHFGKASVGLLNKIIEREGKPEVIHAHDWHTVFAAGLLRKYFQIPIVATIHRLNKSKVPAYYFHISNLGELAPYPDIDPEHTLCYIADLVTTVSRSYLWEEWAFFGMFEGKVTHVFNGIACDFWNEELLENRNLSREERRKKILESLGLSDGIAFMFIGRFDRAQKGVDTLLRAIEILAESYPQEFSRMRFIIIGKGDPELENWAHAVESKYPSNVKVITKMLKREFTREFYGSVDFVVVPSYFEPFGLVQMEAMCLGAIPIGSAVGGIKDTIVSLDEDEENATGLLVPPRDAFALAQAMLRMAKLREENPELLKKMRANGKRKAKEVFTWENACRRYLRAYKNDIDKAISFIK, encoded by the coding sequence ATGAAAATCTTAATGCTTGGATTTGAGTATCTACCAGTGAAAGTCGGTGGGTTAGCTGAGGCAATAACCAGCATAGCTGAAACCTTAGCGGAGCTTGGCAATGAGGTTATCGTTTTCACACCATCACACGGCTTCAAAGAAGGAAAAGAATATACAAGCTTTAAAATAGACGTTTCGGGTCATGTTTGGGAGGTTAAGGTTTATGAGAGAAAGCAGAATGGAGTCAGAGTTTTTTCAATTAGCGACCCTCTATTAGACAATCCTGATGTTTATGGCCCTGGATGGGAGGGTATGCTAAGCAAAGCAGTTCATTTTGGAAAAGCAAGCGTTGGATTGTTGAACAAAATTATAGAAAGGGAAGGAAAGCCCGAGGTGATACATGCTCACGACTGGCACACTGTCTTTGCTGCTGGGCTTTTAAGGAAATACTTCCAAATCCCTATCGTTGCAACCATTCACCGCTTGAACAAATCCAAAGTTCCAGCGTATTACTTCCACATATCTAACTTAGGGGAATTAGCTCCTTATCCAGACATAGATCCAGAACATACCCTCTGCTACATAGCTGATCTCGTTACAACAGTTAGCAGAAGCTACCTCTGGGAGGAATGGGCATTCTTCGGAATGTTTGAGGGCAAAGTAACTCACGTCTTCAACGGCATAGCTTGCGACTTCTGGAATGAGGAGCTCTTGGAGAACAGAAATTTATCGAGAGAGGAGAGGAGGAAAAAGATACTTGAAAGCTTAGGCTTAAGCGATGGGATTGCTTTTATGTTCATAGGTAGATTTGACAGAGCACAGAAGGGAGTAGATACCCTTTTGAGGGCTATCGAAATTTTAGCGGAGAGCTATCCTCAAGAGTTCTCTAGGATGAGGTTCATCATCATTGGGAAAGGCGACCCAGAGCTTGAGAACTGGGCACATGCAGTGGAGAGCAAATATCCAAGCAACGTGAAGGTCATCACCAAGATGCTCAAAAGAGAATTTACGAGAGAGTTCTACGGTAGTGTGGATTTTGTTGTAGTGCCTTCATACTTTGAGCCTTTTGGTCTTGTGCAGATGGAGGCAATGTGCTTAGGAGCAATTCCAATTGGTTCAGCGGTTGGGGGCATTAAAGATACTATAGTGAGCTTGGATGAAGATGAAGAAAATGCCACAGGACTTTTAGTTCCTCCAAGGGATGCCTTCGCTTTAGCCCAAGCAATGCTTAGGATGGCGAAGCTTAGGGAGGAAAATCCAGAGCTGCTGAAGAAAATGAGGGCTAATGGGAAGAGGAAAGCAAAGGAAGTCTTTACATGGGAGAACGCATGTAGGAGATATCTCAGAGCTTACAAAAATGACATAGACAAGGCAATAAGCTTCATAAAATGA
- the trmBL1 gene encoding HTH-type sugar sensing transcriptional regulator TrmBL1, translating to MKEEEIIEKLQKFGLTKYESLAYITLLKLGPSKATDITKESGIPHTRVYDVLSSLHRKGFVDIMHGTPRLYKPVNPEVILEKIKEDLIADIEDLKKAFLELYKSVHGEELPEIWTIHGFDNTLERAEYIIRTAKYEVLINTPFEFLSLLREEIKKRKDVIFVIISNFEEVPEWLKRDNVILAKSGGAPWLMASWIIGDIDYALFFGALPRDRRKEKFYSFWAKSAKLIQNYMHWFYTIYLDNSTIIKPINYDKLKKPLQLVNIRTLITLLKQISLPREIEVIGKLVENKEAITVRGKLVEFEYTPLTASIIVDDGEKKWKVGGLGSYFEDIEGEKFILLD from the coding sequence ATGAAGGAGGAAGAAATAATTGAAAAACTTCAGAAGTTTGGTTTGACAAAGTATGAAAGCTTAGCATACATAACTCTTCTCAAACTCGGCCCAAGCAAAGCTACGGATATAACAAAGGAAAGCGGTATTCCGCACACGAGAGTTTACGATGTTTTAAGCTCTCTTCACAGAAAGGGCTTCGTTGATATAATGCACGGAACTCCCCGTTTGTACAAACCAGTGAATCCCGAGGTGATCCTTGAAAAAATCAAAGAGGATTTAATAGCAGACATTGAAGATCTTAAGAAGGCTTTTCTGGAACTTTACAAGTCTGTTCATGGAGAAGAGCTACCTGAGATTTGGACAATTCATGGCTTTGACAACACCCTTGAGAGGGCTGAGTACATAATAAGGACTGCGAAGTATGAGGTTTTAATAAACACACCCTTTGAGTTCCTCTCCCTCCTCAGAGAAGAGATCAAGAAGAGGAAAGATGTTATCTTTGTGATAATTAGTAACTTCGAGGAGGTTCCAGAGTGGCTCAAGCGGGATAATGTTATCCTGGCAAAAAGCGGTGGTGCGCCTTGGCTTATGGCGAGCTGGATCATAGGGGACATTGACTATGCACTGTTCTTTGGAGCTCTTCCAAGGGATAGGAGAAAGGAGAAGTTTTACTCCTTCTGGGCAAAGTCAGCGAAGCTTATTCAAAACTACATGCACTGGTTCTACACGATTTACCTCGACAATAGCACAATAATCAAGCCGATAAACTATGATAAGCTGAAAAAGCCGCTCCAGCTTGTGAACATTAGAACACTGATAACTCTCCTTAAACAGATAAGTCTCCCGAGAGAAATTGAGGTCATTGGAAAGCTTGTGGAAAACAAGGAAGCAATAACTGTCAGAGGAAAGCTTGTGGAGTTTGAGTACACACCATTAACAGCAAGCATAATCGTTGATGATGGAGAGAAAAAGTGGAAAGTTGGTGGACTCGGTAGCTACTTCGAGGACATTGAAGGGGAGAAGTTCATACTCTTGGACTGA
- a CDS encoding glycoside hydrolase family 13 protein has product MYKIFGFKNDEYLGKVAEVEFSIPKRGSYAYLLGNFNAFNEGSFRMREKDERWSIEIELPEGVWYYAFSIDGNLTLDFENNEKTVYKRLSYKFKRTVNVAKIFSGEKFYHYPSLIHAYSLGDLAYIRFRAIKGTVKRVFLISDQKYEMRRKAQDDLFEYFEAVLPRKERLEYYFEIHTADEIIDYGDFKVDFNEQKEMFKPPIWIFERVFYQIMPDRFANGNPENDPRNCIEFKNITHHGGDLEGIIERLDYIEELGVNALYLTPIFESMTYHGYDIIDYFHVAKKFGGDKTFEQLVDELKKRDIKLILDGVFHHTSFFHPYFQDILEKGKESKYRNFYRIIDFPVVSKKFLKVLHSNKSWVEKYQKLRKFKWNYESFFSVWLMPRLNHENSEVRKFIRTVMKYWLERGADGWRLDVAHGIPPDVWREIKKDIPDDAYLLGEVMDDARLWLFDKFHGTMNYPLYEALLRFFVYNEITAEEFLNWLELLSVYYGPAEYTMYNFLDNHDVERFLGLVRDKRKYLCALTFLMTYKGIPAIYYGDEVGLDNMDIDSMEVSRVPMEWNEKIWDKEILETTKELIRLRKRSKALQKGAFVPIFFEDRLLIYERVSEEERILIGINYSKKEAEIELPGKVKILLGQLHGERLPPFSFFISSL; this is encoded by the coding sequence ATGTATAAGATTTTCGGCTTTAAAAATGATGAATATCTCGGCAAAGTTGCAGAAGTGGAGTTCAGCATACCCAAGAGAGGAAGCTATGCCTATCTCCTCGGGAACTTCAATGCATTCAATGAGGGAAGCTTTCGCATGAGAGAAAAAGACGAGAGGTGGAGTATAGAAATCGAGCTTCCAGAGGGAGTTTGGTACTATGCCTTTTCCATTGATGGAAACTTAACGTTAGATTTTGAAAATAATGAAAAAACTGTGTATAAAAGGCTTTCATATAAATTTAAGCGGACTGTCAATGTTGCTAAAATCTTCTCGGGAGAGAAATTTTACCATTATCCATCTTTGATTCACGCTTATTCTTTGGGAGACTTAGCTTATATTCGATTTAGAGCCATAAAAGGAACAGTCAAAAGAGTGTTTTTAATTTCAGATCAAAAATATGAAATGAGAAGAAAAGCACAAGATGACCTCTTTGAGTATTTCGAAGCAGTCTTGCCCAGAAAAGAAAGACTTGAGTACTATTTCGAGATCCATACAGCAGATGAAATTATTGATTATGGAGATTTTAAGGTAGATTTTAACGAGCAAAAAGAGATGTTTAAACCACCCATCTGGATTTTTGAGAGAGTCTTTTATCAAATAATGCCTGACCGCTTTGCCAATGGGAATCCAGAGAATGACCCACGCAATTGTATAGAGTTTAAAAATATCACTCATCACGGCGGCGATCTTGAGGGCATTATAGAGAGGCTTGACTACATTGAGGAACTTGGAGTTAATGCTCTTTACTTAACCCCAATCTTTGAGTCCATGACATATCATGGCTATGATATCATTGATTATTTCCACGTTGCCAAGAAGTTTGGAGGGGACAAGACATTTGAGCAGCTGGTTGATGAGTTGAAAAAGAGAGACATCAAGCTAATTCTCGATGGTGTCTTTCATCACACGAGCTTCTTCCATCCCTACTTCCAAGATATTCTTGAAAAAGGGAAAGAGAGCAAGTACAGAAACTTCTATCGCATCATTGACTTCCCTGTAGTTTCAAAAAAATTTCTAAAAGTTTTGCACTCCAATAAATCTTGGGTCGAAAAATACCAAAAACTTAGGAAATTTAAATGGAACTATGAGAGCTTCTTCTCAGTCTGGTTAATGCCTCGTTTAAATCACGAAAATTCAGAGGTTAGAAAGTTTATACGCACCGTGATGAAATACTGGCTTGAGAGAGGAGCAGATGGATGGAGGTTAGATGTTGCTCACGGTATTCCGCCTGATGTCTGGCGAGAGATTAAGAAAGATATCCCGGATGATGCATATCTTTTAGGAGAAGTTATGGACGACGCTCGCTTATGGCTCTTTGACAAATTCCATGGAACAATGAACTATCCATTGTATGAAGCTCTTTTGAGGTTCTTCGTTTACAATGAAATTACTGCTGAAGAATTTCTCAACTGGCTTGAGCTTTTGAGTGTTTATTACGGACCGGCAGAATATACCATGTACAACTTCCTTGACAATCATGACGTGGAGCGCTTTTTGGGACTCGTTAGAGATAAGAGGAAATATCTCTGTGCCTTAACATTCCTAATGACTTACAAGGGAATTCCAGCCATATACTATGGCGATGAAGTTGGACTGGATAACATGGATATTGACTCTATGGAAGTCTCGAGGGTTCCCATGGAATGGAATGAAAAGATATGGGACAAGGAAATACTCGAGACCACAAAAGAGCTGATAAGGCTGAGGAAGAGAAGCAAAGCTTTGCAAAAAGGAGCATTTGTTCCGATATTTTTTGAGGATAGGCTCCTCATATACGAAAGAGTTTCTGAAGAAGAAAGAATACTGATTGGGATTAATTATTCAAAAAAGGAAGCAGAAATCGAGCTGCCAGGAAAAGTCAAGATTCTTCTGGGCCAACTTCATGGAGAAAGATTGCCTCCCTTCTCATTTTTCATTTCATCTTTATGA
- a CDS encoding extracellular solute-binding protein, with translation MKKSLLALFLIGVLAFSVVASGCIGGEKTTTPTATQTTSSPSPTKTTTSSPTTTTTTTTTPTETEKVPSGKVVIWHAMQPNEAQVFESIIEEFMAEYPSIEIVLEQKPNLEDALKAAIPAGQGPDLFIWAHDWIGKFAEAGLLEPIDEYVTPDILDKFSGMAKEAIDYGGHYYAMPFAAETVAIIYNKKMVSEPPKTFDEMKAIMEKYSKPDEEKYGIAYPINAYFISAWAHAFGGYYFDDKTKQPGLDKPETIKGFEFFFKNIFPYMAPTGDYNTQQAIFLEGRAPMMVNGPWSIGSVKDAGIDFGVAPLPPIIENGKEYYPRPYGGVKLIYFAKGIKNKDAAWFFVKWFTTNPKVAKTLAKELGYIPVLKEVLNDPEIQNDPVLYGFGKAVEYAIPMPKSPEMGSVWGPVDAAITEILKDPQNADIAAILKAQNEEILKAISGG, from the coding sequence ATGAAGAAAAGTTTGTTGGCACTATTTTTGATTGGTGTTTTGGCATTTAGCGTAGTTGCTAGCGGCTGTATTGGCGGAGAAAAAACAACAACTCCGACTGCAACTCAAACAACTTCTTCTCCAAGCCCCACAAAGACAACAACCTCATCTCCCACGACTACAACAACCACTACAACAACACCGACTGAAACCGAAAAGGTTCCAAGTGGAAAAGTCGTGATATGGCACGCCATGCAGCCAAATGAAGCTCAGGTTTTTGAGTCAATAATCGAGGAATTCATGGCAGAGTATCCAAGCATTGAGATAGTTCTTGAGCAGAAGCCAAACCTTGAAGATGCCCTTAAGGCAGCAATTCCAGCTGGCCAAGGTCCAGACTTATTCATTTGGGCCCATGACTGGATTGGAAAGTTTGCCGAGGCTGGTTTGCTTGAGCCAATTGATGAGTATGTAACTCCAGACATTCTTGACAAGTTCAGCGGAATGGCAAAGGAAGCAATTGACTATGGTGGACACTACTATGCAATGCCATTCGCAGCTGAAACAGTTGCAATTATATACAACAAGAAGATGGTCAGCGAGCCACCAAAGACCTTTGATGAGATGAAAGCAATAATGGAGAAATACTCCAAGCCAGACGAGGAGAAATACGGAATTGCATATCCAATCAACGCCTACTTCATCTCAGCTTGGGCTCATGCATTTGGAGGCTACTACTTCGATGACAAGACAAAACAACCCGGATTAGACAAGCCAGAGACTATCAAAGGATTTGAGTTCTTCTTCAAGAACATCTTCCCATACATGGCACCAACAGGTGACTACAACACCCAGCAGGCTATATTCCTTGAGGGAAGAGCTCCAATGATGGTCAACGGTCCATGGAGCATTGGAAGCGTTAAGGATGCTGGAATTGACTTTGGTGTTGCCCCACTGCCACCAATAATTGAGAATGGAAAGGAGTACTATCCAAGGCCATACGGTGGAGTTAAGCTCATTTACTTTGCAAAGGGCATAAAGAACAAAGATGCAGCATGGTTCTTTGTCAAATGGTTCACAACTAACCCAAAAGTTGCTAAAACATTGGCTAAAGAGCTCGGTTACATTCCAGTCCTTAAGGAAGTGCTGAACGACCCAGAGATACAAAATGACCCAGTCTTATATGGATTTGGTAAGGCCGTTGAATACGCAATTCCAATGCCAAAGAGCCCAGAGATGGGAAGCGTCTGGGGACCAGTTGATGCTGCAATTACAGAGATCCTCAAAGACCCACAAAATGCTGACATAGCTGCAATATTGAAAGCCCAGAACGAGGAGATACTGAAAGCAATTAGCGGAGGCTGA
- a CDS encoding carbohydrate ABC transporter permease — MKKTTLVALFLILPGIAAFLTFNLWPIVYSIYIAFTNAQLGNFPIESTKQLQFVGLENFKWALSDEKFRRAFLWTWFFVLTSVTLKVFSGIFLSILYNNKYVKGKLLYRSLLIIPWALPLLFSITVWRFMFDPVFGPINIVLKSLGVSTPPNWINDPLWGFIALNVIEVWLAYPFMMTVITAALQSVPDTLIEAAIIDGATYWQRLRHIVIPIVSKPIAFATILTSAASFQYFMVPYLYNAGLFEDKFILLYGFRRAFGASPHYGRAAAIMVIATLVLAVYMYINVKITKLQEGAKG, encoded by the coding sequence ATGAAAAAGACAACATTGGTTGCGCTGTTTCTAATTCTCCCGGGAATAGCTGCATTTTTAACTTTCAACCTATGGCCGATAGTTTATTCAATCTACATAGCGTTCACAAATGCACAGCTTGGAAACTTCCCTATTGAATCAACAAAGCAGTTGCAGTTTGTTGGTCTCGAGAACTTTAAATGGGCATTGAGCGATGAAAAATTTAGGAGAGCTTTTTTATGGACTTGGTTCTTTGTGCTGACAAGCGTGACTTTAAAGGTCTTTTCTGGAATATTCCTAAGCATTTTGTACAACAACAAATATGTTAAGGGGAAGCTTCTGTATAGGTCTCTCCTCATAATTCCTTGGGCATTACCTTTGCTGTTTTCGATCACAGTTTGGAGATTCATGTTTGACCCCGTTTTTGGCCCAATAAATATTGTCCTCAAATCACTTGGAGTTTCAACTCCGCCGAACTGGATTAATGATCCTCTTTGGGGATTTATTGCTCTTAACGTAATCGAAGTGTGGTTGGCTTATCCTTTTATGATGACTGTAATCACAGCAGCACTGCAATCAGTTCCAGACACTCTAATTGAAGCCGCAATAATTGATGGAGCAACATACTGGCAACGTTTGAGGCACATTGTAATCCCGATAGTTAGCAAGCCCATAGCCTTTGCCACAATTCTGACATCAGCAGCAAGCTTCCAGTACTTTATGGTGCCCTATCTGTACAACGCTGGACTATTCGAGGACAAGTTCATCTTGCTGTACGGTTTCAGGAGAGCATTTGGAGCATCACCGCATTATGGGAGGGCAGCGGCGATAATGGTGATTGCAACCCTTGTCTTAGCAGTTTACATGTACATCAACGTCAAGATAACAAAGCTTCAGGAGGGTGCCAAAGGATGA
- a CDS encoding ABC transporter permease subunit — protein MRIELPKRKGEIVKAFVVTLLAIFIMFIILFPVYYIFTVSIKPVSTLATTELTLIPRNITAEAYKEVLFGFEGSKISANFTGSIEGLGRLDGDTLYVTNGKITGVVKAGPFTALRFEIPFKEVRFKVDQSGSKEGQFTGEISGAFRLTRINKDNTIGFAVVKDVKLKKGELDGITMSGAMEKYIVARNIGSVEVTAVGKFVNSVFFAHLKNSLFIAGLTVILTLFFVIPAAYAFSRLRFFGREHILYFYLMFTQVAGGLGIAGLIALYGMIVKLGLYDKLPVLSLIYAAGSVPFNTWLLKGYIDSISPDFDEAALVDGAGYLQIIRYVLLPMALPGIATVAIFAFIGGWTEFILANLLLTEVNQPLSVWIYLLMGGIGRGIDWNYFAAAALLFALPVFIMFMLAQNYVRSGLTVGGLKE, from the coding sequence ATGAGAATTGAGCTGCCAAAGAGAAAAGGTGAGATTGTTAAAGCATTTGTCGTTACTCTCTTGGCAATCTTCATAATGTTCATTATCCTCTTCCCAGTTTACTACATCTTCACAGTCTCTATTAAGCCAGTCTCAACTTTAGCAACAACAGAACTGACCTTAATTCCGAGGAACATAACTGCCGAGGCTTATAAAGAGGTCTTATTTGGATTTGAAGGTAGCAAAATATCAGCAAACTTTACTGGAAGCATTGAAGGATTAGGGAGACTTGATGGGGATACATTGTATGTAACAAATGGAAAAATAACTGGAGTTGTAAAAGCAGGGCCATTTACAGCGTTGAGGTTCGAGATCCCATTTAAAGAAGTGAGGTTCAAAGTTGATCAAAGCGGCTCCAAAGAAGGTCAGTTTACTGGAGAAATATCTGGAGCTTTCAGATTAACTAGAATTAACAAAGATAATACGATTGGTTTTGCAGTTGTGAAGGATGTTAAGCTGAAAAAAGGAGAACTTGACGGAATTACAATGAGCGGAGCAATGGAGAAGTATATAGTTGCAAGGAACATCGGAAGCGTAGAAGTTACAGCAGTTGGAAAGTTCGTGAACTCAGTATTTTTCGCTCATCTTAAGAACAGCCTCTTTATAGCGGGATTAACAGTAATATTGACGTTGTTCTTTGTGATTCCAGCAGCATATGCATTCTCAAGATTGAGGTTCTTTGGGAGAGAGCACATCTTGTATTTCTATCTGATGTTCACCCAAGTTGCAGGTGGTCTTGGAATAGCTGGATTAATAGCACTATACGGTATGATTGTCAAGCTTGGATTGTATGATAAACTGCCGGTGTTATCTCTCATTTATGCAGCAGGAAGCGTTCCTTTCAATACTTGGCTTCTTAAAGGCTACATAGACTCAATTTCACCCGACTTTGACGAGGCAGCGCTAGTCGATGGAGCAGGCTACTTACAAATCATCAGATATGTCTTGCTGCCAATGGCTCTCCCAGGAATAGCAACCGTTGCAATATTCGCCTTCATCGGGGGATGGACAGAGTTCATTCTCGCGAACTTGCTGCTTACAGAGGTTAATCAGCCCTTATCAGTCTGGATATACCTCCTCATGGGAGGAATAGGAAGAGGAATCGACTGGAACTATTTTGCAGCAGCAGCATTGCTGTTCGCTCTACCGGTGTTTATAATGTTTATGCTCGCTCAAAACTACGTTAGGAGCGGTTTAACAGTTGGAGGATTAAAAGAATGA